A genomic stretch from Komagataeibacter xylinus includes:
- the cobM gene encoding precorrin-4 C(11)-methyltransferase, whose product MTVHFIGAGPGAADLLTLRGRDLLAKCPVCLYAGSIVPTEMLEHCPPDARLVDTAPLTLDLIEQEYIRAHAAGQDVARLHSGDLSVYSAVAEQIRRLDRNNIPWTMTPGVPAFAAAASVLGRELTVPEVAQSVVLTRVSGRASAMPEREKLAAFGATGATLAIHLAIHVLDQIVADLTPFYGADCPVAIVARATWPDQLVLRGTLGDIGAKLAENPIERTALVLVGRALGTHDFRESALYNADYHRRFRS is encoded by the coding sequence ATGACCGTACACTTCATTGGCGCAGGCCCCGGTGCCGCCGACCTGCTGACCCTGCGCGGGCGCGACCTGCTGGCAAAATGCCCGGTGTGCCTGTACGCAGGTTCGATCGTGCCGACCGAGATGCTTGAACACTGCCCGCCCGATGCCCGGCTGGTTGATACCGCACCCCTCACGCTCGACCTGATCGAGCAGGAATATATCCGCGCCCATGCGGCGGGGCAGGATGTGGCGCGGCTGCATTCGGGCGATCTTTCGGTGTACAGCGCCGTGGCCGAACAGATCCGCAGGCTCGACCGCAACAACATTCCGTGGACCATGACCCCCGGCGTGCCCGCCTTTGCCGCTGCGGCCTCCGTGCTGGGGCGCGAACTGACCGTGCCGGAAGTAGCCCAGAGCGTGGTCCTGACACGCGTGAGCGGCCGGGCCTCGGCCATGCCGGAGCGTGAAAAGCTGGCCGCCTTTGGCGCAACGGGGGCTACGCTGGCCATCCATCTGGCCATTCATGTGCTGGACCAGATCGTGGCCGACCTCACCCCGTTTTATGGCGCGGACTGTCCTGTGGCCATCGTGGCGCGCGCCACATGGCCCGACCAGCTCGTGCTGCGCGGCACGCTGGGCGACATTGGCGCAAAACTGGCCGAAAACCCCATAGAGCGCACGGCGCTGGTGCTGGTGGGCCGGGCGCTGGGTACGCATGATTTCCGTGAAAGCGCGCTGTACAACGCCGATTACCACCGCCGCTTCCGCTCCTAA
- the cbiE gene encoding precorrin-6y C5,15-methyltransferase (decarboxylating) subunit CbiE, with amino-acid sequence MSTPWLHVIGIGEDGVEGLPAATRALIAHAEMVVGGARHLALAHSLITGQTLAWPHPLADGIAALLRWRGRRVCVLASGDPFLFGIGTTLRRHVPLSEMMGLPAPSCVALACNLLGWAEQDVSLLSLCGRPMEAIAPALQPGGRLVVLSADEHTPHAFARWLEGRGFGASVLHVLGALGGPGQSHHTATVAKTARGEGPLPPRLNLMALEVMADRNAQVIPLACGLPDEMFDHDGQITKREIRAVTLSALAPRRGEMLWDIGGGSGSISIEWMLRHPANRAIAIEKSPARGARIARNALTLGVPGLRVMAGEAPAILPQMRAEGLAAPDAIFIGGGISNPGMLEAAWDVLRPGGRLVANAVTLESEAAVIAAHARRGGTLTRLHVERLEPIGRFHGFRPGMTVTSYTVSKPA; translated from the coding sequence ATGAGCACGCCATGGCTGCATGTTATCGGCATTGGGGAGGATGGTGTCGAGGGCCTGCCCGCTGCCACCCGCGCCCTGATCGCGCATGCGGAAATGGTGGTGGGAGGCGCGCGCCACCTTGCCCTTGCGCACTCCCTGATAACAGGCCAGACGCTGGCCTGGCCGCACCCGCTGGCCGATGGCATTGCCGCACTGCTGCGCTGGCGGGGCAGGCGCGTGTGCGTGCTGGCCTCGGGCGATCCGTTCCTGTTCGGCATTGGCACCACCCTGCGCCGCCATGTGCCGTTGAGTGAGATGATGGGCCTGCCCGCCCCCTCCTGTGTTGCGCTGGCGTGCAACCTGCTGGGCTGGGCGGAGCAGGATGTGAGCCTGCTCTCACTATGCGGCCGCCCGATGGAAGCCATTGCCCCTGCCCTTCAGCCCGGTGGCAGGCTGGTCGTGCTCTCGGCGGATGAGCACACGCCACATGCCTTTGCCCGCTGGCTTGAGGGGCGCGGTTTTGGCGCCTCCGTGCTGCATGTGCTGGGTGCGCTGGGCGGTCCGGGCCAGAGCCACCACACCGCCACGGTGGCCAAGACTGCGCGGGGTGAAGGACCTCTGCCGCCCCGGCTGAACCTGATGGCGCTGGAAGTCATGGCCGACCGGAATGCGCAGGTCATCCCGCTTGCCTGTGGCCTGCCCGATGAGATGTTCGACCATGACGGGCAGATCACCAAGCGCGAGATCCGGGCGGTCACCCTCTCGGCACTGGCGCCACGGCGGGGCGAGATGCTGTGGGATATTGGCGGCGGGTCCGGCTCGATCAGCATTGAATGGATGCTGCGCCACCCGGCCAACCGCGCCATCGCCATTGAAAAATCACCCGCACGCGGCGCACGGATTGCCCGTAACGCGCTCACCCTTGGCGTGCCCGGCCTGCGCGTGATGGCGGGCGAGGCCCCTGCCATCCTGCCCCAAATGCGGGCCGAGGGGCTGGCAGCGCCCGATGCCATCTTCATTGGCGGCGGCATCAGCAACCCCGGCATGCTCGAGGCTGCGTGGGACGTTTTGCGCCCCGGCGGGCGGCTGGTAGCCAATGCCGTAACGCTGGAAAGCGAGGCCGCCGTAATCGCTGCCCATGCCCGCCGGGGCGGCACGCTGACCCGGCTGCATGTGGAGCGGCTGGAGCCGATCGGGCGCTTTCACGGCTTTCGCCCCGGCATGACCGTGACCAGCTACACCGTGAGCAAACCGGCATGA
- a CDS encoding precorrin-2 C(20)-methyltransferase, translating to MSAGRLSILGMGPGDPELMTIKAARLLRESPVVGWFCRHDRPGHARQIAGDMIGPDATTLRFAYPFTTEISVSDPAYLMRMGQFYDECAAQVATHLAAGQDVALLCEGDPFLFGSAMYVFDRLHERFESTVVPGITAMSGCWSAARRPMVHGDDVLCVIPGTLDEEALVTWLEKADAAVIMKLGRNLAKVRTALRRTGREARAIYVERASQPTQRCLKLTEMTGPAPYFSIILVPGREGAR from the coding sequence ATGAGTGCCGGCCGTCTGTCCATTCTCGGCATGGGCCCGGGTGACCCCGAACTCATGACAATCAAGGCCGCGCGCCTGCTGCGTGAAAGCCCGGTGGTGGGCTGGTTCTGTCGCCACGACCGCCCCGGCCATGCCCGCCAGATTGCAGGCGACATGATTGGCCCCGACGCCACCACGCTGCGCTTCGCCTACCCCTTCACCACCGAAATTTCGGTCAGCGACCCGGCTTATCTGATGCGCATGGGCCAGTTCTATGATGAATGCGCGGCACAGGTCGCAACGCACCTTGCGGCGGGCCAGGATGTGGCACTGCTGTGCGAGGGCGATCCGTTCCTGTTCGGCTCGGCCATGTATGTGTTCGACCGGCTGCATGAGCGTTTTGAAAGCACGGTAGTGCCCGGCATCACCGCCATGAGCGGCTGCTGGTCAGCAGCCCGGCGCCCCATGGTGCATGGTGATGACGTGCTGTGCGTCATCCCCGGCACGCTGGATGAAGAGGCGCTGGTGACGTGGCTGGAAAAAGCCGATGCCGCCGTCATCATGAAGCTGGGCCGCAACCTTGCAAAAGTGCGCACCGCCCTGCGCCGCACGGGGCGCGAGGCGCGCGCGATCTATGTGGAACGCGCCAGCCAGCCCACCCAGCGCTGCCTGAAACTGACCGAGATGACCGGGCCTGCCCCCTATTTCTCCATCATTCTCGTGCCGGGCCGGGAGGGCGCACGATGA
- the cobN gene encoding cobaltochelatase subunit CobN has product MHLLAREVRTLDEADQAEDLGHAPADIVFLSFSDSDLLCLNAAHAAGAAPDASLRTATLARLRHPMSIDLYVADTIMESRCVVVRLLGGLEYWRYGVEELGRACQQAGIPLVLLAGDGRDDPRLAERSTVPQPLRARLDALLRTGGTTNTATALRLMAHIAGRGPDDGAGPEPLPPAGVLHAANPALPLRAMVVFYRAHLLAADIAPITALAAELEQHGMGAELVYVTSLKNPESAAFVTARLADAPPDIIINATFFSARAGADSHSPLDMAGVPVLQVQQPGIPHALWRDSVRGLSQADLAMQVVLPELDGRMPAFPISFKEDTTPGLPARHEPYTQGIALTAARALGWARLGHKLPGQRRVGIILSDYPGAQGAPTGQAAHAVGLDSFASLEHILSLLHAAGYDTGDIPTADQLTHALARAPATPFVSVATYHQWLETLPQALRDQLAACWGAPEDDPAVHDGAFHLRHLHAGHILMALQPDRGTTTDRHGGYHDPDTPPRHAYVAFYLWLRHGCGLDAMVHLGTHGTLEWLPGKAAAPSADCWPPVLVAGLPVIYPFIVNNPGEAAAARRRLGAVTIGHMTPPIVAVNSAGADTGELERLIDEYAAADGLDRRRGAILRGEILQRADDLGLLDEGGIARADNEDEALARLDAYLCDVKDLQIRDGLHVFGRPPTRTGELAQAIARACGQDAPADLPARLHACGAAEAAALLAALDGRFVPAGPAGAPTRGRADVLPTGRNLYAMDPRAIPTRSALVLAERTAALLLEEHLQDQGEPLRTLVIDLWGSASLRTGGEDLALALLLMGVKPVWDNASGRVSGIEVIPMAALDRPRVDVTLRLSGLFRDAFPGQIALFEQAVQTIAARTFEAPDLNPLAASTEGLEGAARHAATARMFGAAPGSYGTGVEDVLASGQWRERGTLGQAWLDGSAWTYGGGREGLKAPDILAGRMAQAGVLLHVHDHAETDILESVDMATHEGGMAAAAHLLGNAPRLVHGDTSRPDAPRLRGTAQEVARVVRGRLANPAWLAGMRRHGYRGASEIARGVEALHGFAATVPARFDRQFDLAFSHLLDDPEMDAFLLQANPDAHAAIRRLMADALRRDLWQPRSNSAGMLLDPAP; this is encoded by the coding sequence ATGCACCTGCTGGCACGCGAGGTCCGCACGCTCGACGAAGCCGATCAGGCCGAAGACCTCGGTCACGCACCGGCCGATATCGTGTTCCTGTCCTTTTCGGACAGCGACCTGCTGTGCCTCAACGCCGCCCACGCGGCAGGTGCCGCCCCCGATGCCAGCCTGCGCACCGCAACGCTTGCGCGCCTGCGCCACCCCATGTCGATCGACCTGTACGTAGCCGACACCATCATGGAGTCGCGCTGCGTGGTGGTGCGGCTGCTCGGCGGCCTGGAATACTGGCGCTACGGGGTGGAGGAACTCGGCCGCGCCTGCCAGCAGGCCGGCATTCCACTGGTGCTGCTGGCAGGCGACGGGCGCGATGACCCGCGCCTTGCCGAACGCTCCACCGTGCCCCAACCCCTCCGCGCCCGTCTTGATGCCCTGTTGCGCACGGGCGGAACCACCAACACCGCCACCGCCCTGCGGCTCATGGCCCATATTGCCGGGCGCGGGCCGGATGATGGCGCAGGCCCCGAACCCCTGCCGCCTGCGGGCGTGCTGCATGCAGCCAACCCGGCCCTGCCGCTGCGCGCCATGGTGGTGTTCTACCGCGCCCATCTGCTGGCCGCCGATATCGCTCCCATCACGGCACTTGCCGCTGAACTGGAGCAGCACGGCATGGGGGCGGAGCTTGTTTATGTCACGTCCCTCAAGAACCCGGAATCGGCGGCTTTTGTGACGGCACGGCTGGCGGATGCGCCGCCGGATATCATCATAAACGCCACCTTCTTTTCCGCGCGCGCGGGAGCGGACAGCCACTCTCCGCTCGACATGGCAGGTGTGCCGGTGCTGCAGGTGCAGCAGCCCGGCATTCCCCACGCGCTGTGGCGCGACAGCGTGCGCGGCCTGTCGCAGGCGGACCTTGCCATGCAGGTGGTGCTGCCCGAACTCGATGGCCGCATGCCCGCCTTCCCCATCTCCTTCAAGGAGGACACAACCCCCGGCCTGCCCGCACGCCACGAGCCCTACACACAGGGCATTGCGCTGACCGCCGCCCGCGCGCTGGGCTGGGCGCGGCTGGGGCATAAGCTGCCTGGCCAGCGGCGGGTCGGCATCATCCTGTCCGACTATCCCGGCGCGCAGGGTGCCCCCACTGGGCAGGCGGCGCATGCCGTGGGGCTGGACAGTTTTGCAAGCCTTGAACACATCCTGAGCCTGCTTCACGCCGCAGGCTACGACACGGGTGACATACCCACGGCGGACCAACTAACACACGCACTGGCCCGCGCCCCTGCCACGCCTTTTGTTTCGGTTGCGACCTATCACCAGTGGCTCGAGACCCTGCCGCAGGCCCTGCGCGACCAGCTTGCCGCCTGCTGGGGGGCGCCGGAGGATGATCCCGCCGTGCATGACGGCGCGTTCCACCTGCGTCACCTGCACGCAGGCCATATCCTGATGGCGCTGCAACCCGACCGGGGCACGACAACCGACCGCCATGGCGGCTACCACGACCCCGACACCCCGCCGCGCCACGCCTATGTGGCCTTCTACCTGTGGTTGCGCCATGGGTGCGGGCTTGATGCCATGGTGCATCTGGGCACGCATGGCACGCTGGAATGGCTGCCGGGCAAGGCGGCGGCGCCTTCGGCTGACTGCTGGCCCCCGGTGCTGGTGGCGGGGCTGCCGGTGATCTATCCCTTCATCGTCAACAACCCCGGCGAGGCGGCAGCCGCGCGGCGCAGGCTGGGAGCGGTGACCATCGGGCACATGACGCCGCCCATCGTGGCCGTGAACAGCGCAGGCGCCGATACGGGCGAACTCGAACGCCTGATTGATGAATATGCCGCAGCCGACGGGCTCGACCGAAGGCGGGGCGCCATCCTGCGCGGCGAGATCCTGCAACGCGCGGATGATCTTGGCCTGCTTGATGAAGGCGGCATTGCCCGCGCCGATAACGAGGATGAAGCCCTCGCCCGGCTCGATGCCTATCTGTGCGATGTAAAGGACCTCCAGATCCGCGACGGGCTGCATGTCTTTGGCCGCCCCCCCACCCGGACAGGGGAACTGGCCCAGGCCATCGCCCGCGCCTGCGGCCAGGACGCGCCCGCTGACCTGCCCGCCCGCCTGCACGCCTGCGGCGCGGCGGAGGCTGCCGCCCTGCTGGCAGCCCTTGATGGGCGGTTCGTGCCAGCAGGCCCGGCAGGTGCGCCCACCCGTGGCCGGGCCGACGTGCTGCCCACGGGGCGCAACCTTTATGCCATGGACCCCCGCGCCATCCCCACCCGCTCCGCACTGGTGCTGGCCGAGCGCACGGCGGCGCTGTTGCTGGAGGAACACCTGCAGGATCAGGGCGAGCCGCTGCGCACGCTGGTCATCGACCTGTGGGGCTCGGCCAGCCTGCGCACCGGCGGCGAGGATCTGGCCCTTGCCCTGCTGCTGATGGGCGTGAAACCCGTATGGGATAATGCCTCGGGGCGCGTGAGCGGCATCGAGGTCATTCCCATGGCCGCACTCGACCGCCCGCGCGTGGATGTGACACTGCGCCTGTCGGGGCTGTTCCGCGATGCATTCCCCGGCCAGATCGCACTCTTCGAGCAGGCGGTCCAGACCATTGCCGCCCGCACTTTCGAGGCCCCCGACCTCAATCCGCTGGCCGCCAGCACCGAAGGGCTTGAAGGCGCAGCACGGCATGCCGCCACGGCACGCATGTTTGGCGCGGCGCCGGGCAGCTACGGCACGGGGGTGGAAGATGTGCTGGCCAGCGGCCAGTGGCGCGAACGCGGCACGCTGGGACAGGCCTGGCTTGATGGCTCGGCCTGGACCTATGGCGGCGGACGCGAAGGCCTCAAAGCGCCTGACATCCTTGCCGGGCGCATGGCGCAGGCGGGCGTGCTGCTGCATGTGCACGACCATGCCGAGACCGACATCCTTGAAAGCGTGGACATGGCCACGCATGAGGGCGGCATGGCGGCCGCCGCCCACCTGCTGGGCAACGCGCCCCGCCTCGTGCATGGCGACACATCCCGCCCCGATGCCCCCCGCCTGCGCGGCACGGCGCAGGAGGTGGCCCGCGTGGTGCGCGGGCGGCTGGCCAACCCCGCCTGGCTTGCGGGCATGCGCCGCCATGGCTACCGGGGGGCGAGCGAGATCGCGCGTGGCGTAGAGGCGCTGCACGGTTTTGCCGCCACCGTGCCCGCACGCTTCGACCGGCAGTTCGACCTCGCCTTCAGTCACCTGCTTGATGACCCGGAGATGGACGCCTTCCTGCTCCAGGCCAACCCCGATGCCCATGCCGCCATCCGCCGCCTGATGGCCGATGCCCTGCGCCGCGACCTGTGGCAACCACGCAGCAACAGTGCTGGCATGCTGCTGGACCCCGCGCCATGA
- the cobG gene encoding precorrin-3B synthase encodes MTTAPSVRGWCPGLHTPMEAADGWLVRVRPPLGRLSAAQARIVARAARVHGNGLIELTSRGNLQLRGLTPRSARAFARDMAEAGLASTDAATEARRGLLLSPLAGIDPDAAPDAPAIMQALDAALAGAASLRGLPAKFVIAVECGGYMPAGTLRADIVVRAQGTGWLVVCGARALPCPAAAIAPTVLALAHALAASGGRPLRDPALGTQAFAHLGLLEATQAAPPAAHNIPCLAGPLPGHAMGAVLPPGPMEADLLDAVAQWSMQAGNGHMRITPLRRAIVFEDCATAPPLPGLITHADDPRLRISACIGARGCACAARDVIADATLLAPALPARATLHVSGCPKGCAHPGPADITLVAQVDGYGLCPHGRAADTPVDNGLSLAQIQHIVRDWPRNLTTPRNGRTQPA; translated from the coding sequence ATGACCACAGCCCCTTCCGTGCGCGGCTGGTGCCCCGGCCTGCACACCCCCATGGAGGCCGCCGATGGCTGGCTGGTGCGCGTGCGCCCGCCGCTCGGCCGCCTGTCCGCCGCGCAGGCCCGCATTGTGGCCCGTGCCGCCCGCGTGCATGGCAACGGGCTGATCGAACTGACCAGCCGGGGCAACCTTCAACTGCGTGGCCTGACACCACGCAGCGCCCGCGCCTTTGCCCGCGACATGGCCGAAGCGGGCCTTGCCAGCACGGACGCCGCAACCGAGGCAAGGCGCGGCCTGCTGCTCTCGCCGCTGGCTGGCATTGACCCTGACGCCGCACCCGATGCCCCCGCCATCATGCAGGCACTCGATGCCGCCCTGGCCGGAGCCGCGAGCCTGCGCGGCCTGCCCGCCAAGTTCGTCATTGCGGTGGAATGCGGGGGATACATGCCCGCAGGCACGCTGCGGGCTGATATCGTCGTGCGTGCGCAAGGGACTGGCTGGCTGGTGGTGTGCGGCGCGCGCGCCCTGCCCTGCCCTGCCGCCGCCATCGCCCCCACAGTGCTTGCGCTGGCACACGCATTGGCGGCCTCCGGTGGCCGCCCCCTGCGTGATCCGGCCCTTGGCACGCAGGCATTTGCCCACCTTGGCCTGCTTGAGGCCACACAGGCAGCCCCCCCAGCCGCGCATAACATTCCCTGCCTTGCTGGCCCCCTGCCCGGCCACGCCATGGGTGCCGTACTGCCCCCCGGCCCGATGGAGGCTGACCTGCTCGACGCCGTGGCGCAATGGAGCATGCAGGCGGGCAACGGCCACATGCGCATTACCCCCCTGCGCCGCGCGATCGTGTTTGAAGACTGCGCCACGGCCCCACCCCTGCCCGGCCTGATCACGCATGCGGATGATCCGCGCCTGCGCATCAGCGCATGCATCGGCGCGCGCGGCTGTGCCTGTGCCGCGCGTGACGTGATTGCCGATGCTACCCTTCTGGCCCCCGCCTTGCCTGCGCGGGCTACGCTGCATGTATCGGGCTGCCCCAAGGGCTGCGCCCATCCGGGGCCAGCCGACATCACGCTGGTGGCACAGGTGGATGGCTATGGCCTGTGCCCGCATGGCCGGGCGGCTGATACGCCTGTAGACAACGGGCTTTCGCTGGCACAGATACAGCACATCGTGCGGGACTGGCCCCGCAACCTGACCACGCCACGGAACGGGAGAACCCAACCGGCATGA
- the cobJ gene encoding precorrin-3B C(17)-methyltransferase — protein MSGRIFVVGLGPGVANQRTPQADAALVQATDLIGYAPYVARVQAGPEVVRHASDNRVELERAQHAIELALAGRTVAVVSGGDAGVFGMASAVFEAIDHGPAAWRGVEVTVIPGVSAVLAAAARLGAPLGGDFCVISLSDNLKPQAVVHKRLAAAAEAGLVIALYNPRSKARPHQLGEAFDLLRTLLPGTVPVAFARAIGRPDERVILTDIAHADPEQVDMSTLVLIGCPLTHTIERADGEKWLYTARRVDEAG, from the coding sequence ATGAGTGGCCGCATCTTCGTCGTGGGCCTTGGCCCGGGTGTTGCAAACCAGCGCACGCCCCAGGCCGATGCCGCGCTCGTGCAGGCCACCGACCTGATCGGCTACGCGCCTTATGTCGCCCGCGTGCAGGCAGGCCCGGAGGTGGTGCGCCATGCCAGTGACAACCGCGTGGAGCTTGAACGCGCACAGCATGCCATTGAGCTTGCGCTGGCGGGGCGCACGGTTGCGGTCGTGTCGGGCGGCGATGCGGGCGTGTTTGGCATGGCAAGCGCCGTGTTCGAAGCGATTGACCACGGCCCCGCTGCCTGGCGTGGGGTTGAAGTCACGGTCATTCCCGGTGTCTCTGCCGTGCTGGCCGCCGCCGCCCGGCTGGGCGCGCCATTGGGTGGGGATTTCTGCGTCATTTCGCTGTCCGACAACCTCAAGCCGCAGGCAGTCGTGCATAAAAGGCTGGCGGCGGCAGCGGAAGCGGGACTGGTCATCGCGCTGTACAATCCACGCTCGAAGGCCCGCCCGCACCAGTTGGGCGAGGCGTTCGATCTGCTGCGCACCCTCCTGCCCGGCACCGTGCCGGTTGCCTTCGCGCGCGCCATTGGCCGCCCGGATGAGCGCGTGATCCTGACCGACATCGCCCATGCCGACCCCGAGCAGGTGGATATGAGCACGCTGGTGCTGATCGGCTGCCCGCTCACCCACACCATTGAGCGGGCCGATGGGGAAAAATGGCTCTACACCGCGCGGCGGGTGGATGAGGCAGGATAA
- a CDS encoding cobalamin biosynthesis protein has translation MIVAGLGLRSGCDAHALITLVRAAQEHCGRQAELVAVPAFRYREAGVQEAARQLGLALRAVTHEELLAAQPRCVTRSARAQEALGVASVAEGCALAAAGPRSRLIVPRLTGGKATCAMAQGEDA, from the coding sequence ATGATCGTGGCCGGTCTGGGCCTGCGCAGCGGGTGCGATGCGCACGCGCTCATCACCCTCGTGCGGGCCGCACAGGAACATTGCGGCAGGCAGGCGGAGCTTGTAGCCGTGCCTGCCTTCCGCTACCGCGAGGCGGGCGTACAGGAAGCCGCCCGCCAACTAGGTCTGGCGCTGCGGGCGGTAACGCATGAGGAACTGCTGGCGGCCCAGCCGCGCTGCGTCACCCGTTCCGCCCGCGCGCAGGAGGCCCTGGGCGTGGCCTCGGTGGCGGAAGGCTGTGCGCTGGCAGCAGCGGGGCCGCGCTCAAGGCTGATCGTGCCGCGCCTGACGGGCGGCAAGGCAACATGTGCCATGGCACAGGGAGAGGATGCATGA
- a CDS encoding precorrin-8X methylmutase, which yields MTAQTEPYDYIHDGAAIYARSFAIIREEADLSGLSEAEARVVVRIIHACGMVDVAKAVRMSPDFVASAQAALKAGKPILCDANMVAHGVTRARLPADNPVICTLRDPRTPEIAKRIGNTRSAAAMDLWGDDLAGAVVAIGNAPTALFHLLEMIRAGAPRPAAVIGMPVGFVGAAESKEALAAFGDLPFIIVRGRLGGSAMAAATVNALASDTE from the coding sequence ATGACCGCGCAAACGGAACCGTACGACTACATTCACGACGGGGCGGCGATCTATGCCCGTTCCTTTGCCATCATCCGTGAAGAAGCCGATCTGAGCGGCCTGAGTGAGGCCGAAGCCCGCGTGGTGGTGCGCATCATCCACGCCTGCGGCATGGTGGATGTGGCCAAGGCCGTGCGCATGTCGCCCGATTTCGTGGCCAGCGCGCAGGCGGCCCTAAAGGCGGGCAAGCCCATACTGTGCGATGCCAACATGGTGGCCCATGGTGTGACCCGCGCACGCCTGCCGGCCGATAACCCGGTCATCTGCACCCTGCGCGACCCGCGCACGCCCGAGATTGCAAAACGCATCGGCAATACCCGCTCGGCCGCCGCGATGGACCTGTGGGGGGATGATCTGGCCGGTGCCGTCGTGGCTATTGGCAATGCGCCGACCGCCCTGTTCCACCTGCTGGAGATGATCCGTGCGGGCGCGCCCCGCCCGGCAGCCGTGATCGGCATGCCGGTGGGCTTTGTGGGTGCCGCCGAATCGAAGGAGGCACTGGCCGCGTTTGGTGACCTGCCCTTCATCATCGTGCGCGGCAGGCTTGGCGGCAGCGCCATGGCGGCGGCCACCGTCAACGCGCTGGCGAGTGACACGGAATGA
- a CDS encoding cobalt-precorrin-6A reductase — MRVLVLGGTTEARQLYAALEQRTDRFKVTVSLAGATRAPVLPALEVRIGGFGGVDGLREWLLAHHVEAVIDATHPFAVQMSNHAVTACAQAHVKLLRVERPGWTPVAGDRWTRVPDMQAAAGALGTTPRRVLLTVGRKDLLPFHHAGPHDWLLRCVDAPDAALLPAGTRLLLARGPFDEAGEEALLRRERIDVIVTKNSGGTATQAKLAAARRLGLGVIMVDRPPVAPAQTVADAAAAMAWLESLSGLHGKPAHKKSCK; from the coding sequence ATGCGGGTTCTGGTTCTGGGCGGCACGACGGAGGCCCGCCAGCTTTATGCGGCGCTGGAGCAGCGCACGGACCGTTTTAAGGTTACCGTCTCGCTCGCAGGGGCCACCCGCGCACCGGTCCTGCCTGCGCTTGAAGTGCGCATTGGTGGCTTTGGCGGTGTGGACGGCCTGCGTGAGTGGCTGCTGGCCCATCATGTCGAAGCGGTGATTGACGCCACCCACCCCTTCGCCGTGCAGATGAGCAACCATGCGGTGACTGCCTGCGCGCAGGCCCATGTGAAACTGCTGCGCGTGGAACGCCCTGGCTGGACGCCTGTGGCGGGTGATCGCTGGACCCGCGTGCCCGACATGCAGGCCGCAGCGGGCGCATTGGGCACGACACCCCGGCGCGTGCTGCTGACCGTGGGGCGCAAGGACCTGCTGCCCTTCCACCACGCAGGGCCGCATGACTGGCTGCTGCGCTGCGTGGACGCGCCTGATGCGGCCCTGCTGCCCGCAGGCACGCGGCTGCTGCTGGCCCGTGGCCCGTTTGATGAAGCGGGCGAGGAGGCGCTTTTGCGCCGGGAACGGATTGATGTGATCGTGACCAAGAATTCCGGCGGCACGGCCACGCAGGCCAAGCTTGCGGCGGCCCGCAGGCTGGGCCTTGGCGTGATCATGGTCGATCGCCCACCCGTTGCCCCGGCCCAGACCGTGGCGGATGCCGCGGCCGCCATGGCATGGCTGGAAAGCCTGTCGGGGTTGCATGGAAAGCCTGCTCACAAAAAATCCTGTAAATAA